DNA from Nitrospira sp.:
CGATGTTTGCAAACCGTCGAGGGCCAGCGGGGGCTGCTGCCTCCGCTCAGCACAGGGACGAGGCATAGACTGTTATGAGCAATCACATCACTGCGCCCCCGACGCCGCACAATGCCGGACAATTGAACGGCCCGGGAGAATCCGCTTCCCCGGCAACATCACCAGCCATCGATTACCTGGAGTACTGGAAGGCAGGTCTGCGGGAACTCAAGACCTTTCGAGGACATTCACACGGCATCTGGGCCGTGGCCTACGCTCCGGACGGACAAACCCTCGTCAGCGGAGGCGTGGATCGATATGTCCGGGTCTGGGACATCGAAACCGGACGGCTGCTCCGTTCCTTGCGTGGCCACACCGCCGACATTCGCGCCTTGGTCTTCACCCCGGATGGCCGCACGCTCGCCTCAGGCAGCGAAGACCGTACGATCCGCCTCTGGAACCCCAAAACGGGGGAACCGACCAAGCTCCTCTTTACACGCTACGACCACAATGTGTGCAGCCTGTCCCTCTCACCGGACGGCCTCATGTTGGCTCGCGGCAGCCACAACAAAGACATCAAGATCTGGGAAGTCACGACCGGAACCGACCTCATGACCCTGCTGGGCAAAGACCAATACGACCACCACTGGTCGGTCTGTGTGGCCTTTTCGCCCGACGGCATCCACCTCGCCAGCGGATCCGACATCGGCAAGATCAGAATCTGGGAGGTGCTGCCGAGCGGAGAGGAAAAGATCCTCCACAACGGGCATTGGCAGGAGTCCGAGGAAGACTCGACGGAAACCCGCGGCTTTTTCATCGAGGACGACGGGGGATTCCAGAAACCGATGGAATATTGGATCGGCGCGATGATCTTCACACCGGACGGGAAAATTCTCATCACCGGCAGCCGGGACAACACGATCCGGTTCTTCGAGATGCCGACCATGAACGAACTGCGCGTCTTGCGCGGGCACAACGGCTGGGTGCGGGCCCTGGCCGTCTCGCCGGATGGAAAAGTCCTCATCAGTTCCGGCGACGACAACACGATCCGCTTCTGGGACATCGCCACGGGCCGCAATTTCCGAACCGACAAGAGCCATACCGGACCGGTGCGCGGCATCGCCTTCTCACCGGACGGATTGCGCCTCGCCAGCGCCTCCTGGGACCGCACCGTGAAACTCTGGGAAGGCGGCCCTGAGCCGTCGGAATAATTTAACCGTCATTCTTCCTCCGCCTCGCCCTTGGCGGAGGAGATGCCGTACCGTTTACACTTATCCCACAGAGCCTTTCGAGAGAGCCCCAGCACCGTAGCGGCACTGGTGCGATTGCCCTCCACCTGTTTCAACACGCCGAGAATATAGTCCCGCTCGAATTCCTCCCTGGCCGTGGCAAGGGTCGCCGGCGCGACCTCTATCGGCTTCTTAGCCTCCACCGCCAATCCTTCCGCACAAAATCCGCAAGCCGCTTGAGGCGTCCCGCCGAGATAGGGGCATGTTTGAAACCCGCAGAGATCCCACGGCTGCAGCGATTCCCCCTCTCGTCCCAAGGCGACGGCGCGCTCGACCATCTGCTCCAGTTCACCGACATTGCCGGGAAACGAATAGCGCAGCAACAATTCCCTGCTGGGTTGCGCAAACCCTTCGAGGGCCTTGCCGAGCTTTGCCGATCGCGTCTCAAGAACATGCTCGGCAATGACCAACACATCCTCCCGCCGTTCACGCAAAGACGGCACATCGATCTGAACGGCGGCGAGATGGTCGTAGAGATCGCGGTGAAACCGACCCTGAGCCACCCGCTCCCTCAGATCCTGCTGTGACGCGCAGACGATCCGGACATCGACCTCGATCGCTTCCCGTCCACCGACACGTTCGAACCGCCCCTCCCGGAGCACACCCAGCAGCTTCTCCTGGCTGGCGGAGGGCAGCATGTCGATCTCGTCGAGGAACAATGTCCCTTTGTGAGCCAGTTCGAACCGGCCCCGCCTCTGACGAAGCGCTCCCGGGAACGCCCCCTTTTCGTGGCCGAAGAGTTCCGCTTCCAACAGGGGCTCGGGAAGGTCCGCACAACAGACCTTGATCAAGGGCTGATCCCGCCGCGGGCTGTTCAAATGGATGGCATGGGCGACCAACTCCTTGCCGGTACCGCGCTCACCGACGATCGAGACCGCCGAATCAGTGGCCGCCACCAGTTTGATCTTCTCCAGCAACGCCCGCATGTGGTGGTTGCACCCGAGAATGCCGCCGAAGCTGAACCGATCTTCCAATACCTCTTTGAGCTCGAGATTTTCACGCCGCAACCTCAGCACTTTTCCGACGCGCTCCACGATCAGCAGCAACTCGTCCATTTGAAACGGCTTGGTGATGTAGTCGTAGGCCCCCAGTTTGATCGCGCCGACGGCCGTATCGACCGACCCATGGGCGGTAATCAAGATCACTTCCGTCGCAGGGCTCCGCTCTTTGCAGGCCTTCAGAATCGTGAGCCCGTCGGCGCCGGGAAGGCGCAGGTCGGTAATCACGATGTCGAACCGGCGCGCCCCGAGGATCGCCACCCCTTCCGTCCCGGTCGCCGCGGCCGTCACCTCGCACCCGATCCCTTCCAAGGCATCCACCATGGACAACCGCATCAACGGTTCGTCATCGACGATGAGTATGTCGAGCCCCTTCACGAAAACCTCCCGATGGCATACCGTTCCGTCGAGAGCGGAATCGATACGGTGAATGTCGTGCCCTTCCCGGCTTCGCTCTCGACAAAAATCTTGCCCCCGTGCCGTTCCACGATGCCCAGGCTGACCGACAGGCCGAGCCCTGTCCCTTCCCCTTCGTTCTTCGTCGTAAAAAACGGATCGAAGATCCGAGGCAACACCGAGGCGGAGATTCCGCAACCTGAATCCTGAATGTGGACCAGGCAATTGGATCCGTCCACCGCGGTGCGAATGGTCAGCACTCCGCCGGTCCGCATCGCCTGAATCGCATTCAAAATGAGGTTCATCAATACCTGCTCCATCATGTGGCGATCGATCATGATGTCGGGCAGATCACCGGCCAACGCCGTTTCCAGCCGTACCCCATGGGTCACGAACAGGTGATCCGTCAACAGCAAGACTCGGTTGATGACCTGATTGATGTCGGCCAGCGCCAATTCCGGATTGTGCTGCTGGGAAAAGTCGAGGAGTTGCCTCACGATCTTCTGCACCCGCCGCAGTCCGTCTTCCATCGAAGCCAGATACTCCTCTTGCCTTGAGGGCGAGAGGGTACCTTTCCGCAGGTTGTACAGACAGTTCAGAATGCCGCCCAGGGGGTTGTTGATCTCGTGCGCCACCCCTGCGGCCAGTTTTCCCACCGACGCCAACTTTTCTGAATTTCTGATTTGCTGTTCCAGCTTCTTGGTGTCGGTCATGTCGCGCGCGATGCCGAGCACCCCCAAGATCTCCCCCTCCACGCCGTGGAGCGGCGAGACGCTGACCATGGCGAGACGGGCCTCGCCCGATTTGGTCAGCACTTCGACCTCATAGACCTGTTTGACGCCGATATCCAGGGTCGATTTCAAGCGGCGGCCCCGATGTCGCTTCGACAGCAAGGCCAAATAGGGCCGTCCCAGCAAATCTTCCTTTTCGTAACCCCAGGCCGTGATCTTGCTGTTGACATAGGTAAAACACTGGTCGCTGTCGAGGGTATAGATGACATCGTTGGCATTTTCCAGCAGGTTTTGGAGGTA
Protein-coding regions in this window:
- a CDS encoding WD-repeat protein yields the protein MSNHITAPPTPHNAGQLNGPGESASPATSPAIDYLEYWKAGLRELKTFRGHSHGIWAVAYAPDGQTLVSGGVDRYVRVWDIETGRLLRSLRGHTADIRALVFTPDGRTLASGSEDRTIRLWNPKTGEPTKLLFTRYDHNVCSLSLSPDGLMLARGSHNKDIKIWEVTTGTDLMTLLGKDQYDHHWSVCVAFSPDGIHLASGSDIGKIRIWEVLPSGEEKILHNGHWQESEEDSTETRGFFIEDDGGFQKPMEYWIGAMIFTPDGKILITGSRDNTIRFFEMPTMNELRVLRGHNGWVRALAVSPDGKVLISSGDDNTIRFWDIATGRNFRTDKSHTGPVRGIAFSPDGLRLASASWDRTVKLWEGGPEPSE
- a CDS encoding Response regulator translates to MKGLDILIVDDEPLMRLSMVDALEGIGCEVTAAATGTEGVAILGARRFDIVITDLRLPGADGLTILKACKERSPATEVILITAHGSVDTAVGAIKLGAYDYITKPFQMDELLLIVERVGKVLRLRRENLELKEVLEDRFSFGGILGCNHHMRALLEKIKLVAATDSAVSIVGERGTGKELVAHAIHLNSPRRDQPLIKVCCADLPEPLLEAELFGHEKGAFPGALRQRRGRFELAHKGTLFLDEIDMLPSASQEKLLGVLREGRFERVGGREAIEVDVRIVCASQQDLRERVAQGRFHRDLYDHLAAVQIDVPSLRERREDVLVIAEHVLETRSAKLGKALEGFAQPSRELLLRYSFPGNVGELEQMVERAVALGREGESLQPWDLCGFQTCPYLGGTPQAACGFCAEGLAVEAKKPIEVAPATLATAREEFERDYILGVLKQVEGNRTSAATVLGLSRKALWDKCKRYGISSAKGEAEEE